One genomic region from Merismopedia glauca CCAP 1448/3 encodes:
- a CDS encoding type IV pilin-like G/H family protein: MKPELQAKFIKYLNSRKSHSGFTLIEVMVVIIIMGILVAIGLPYFLSRTANAKQSEAQQSISSINKAQTAYRSEHREFSDSFDKLALGNLSGANIADTPNYSYEISSDISTSTASAQAKDTSLRGYYGATLQYVNSSNYLGISSVLCEAEDPGTTAPGVGTFGLFTPNCPTDYIELSR; this comes from the coding sequence ATGAAGCCAGAACTGCAAGCTAAATTTATTAAATATTTAAATTCGCGAAAATCCCACTCAGGATTCACCTTAATTGAAGTAATGGTGGTGATAATTATTATGGGAATTTTAGTAGCTATTGGGTTGCCATATTTCCTTAGTAGAACAGCTAATGCTAAGCAATCTGAAGCTCAACAATCTATTAGTAGTATTAATAAAGCTCAAACTGCTTACCGCAGTGAACACAGGGAGTTTAGTGATAGTTTTGATAAACTGGCTTTAGGAAATTTGAGTGGTGCTAATATAGCTGATACTCCTAATTATTCGTATGAAATAAGTTCTGATATTAGCACATCTACCGCCAGTGCCCAAGCTAAAGATACATCACTTAGAGGGTACTATGGAGCTACTTTACAGTATGTAAATTCTAGCAATTATTTAGGCATTTCTAGCGTGCTTTGCGAAGCAGAAGATCCAGGAACAACTGCACCAGGAGTGGGTACGTTTGGATTATTTACTCCTAATTGCCCAACTGATTATATAGAATTATCTAGGTAA
- a CDS encoding LapA family protein, whose product MSPNRFILLLVTLSLVAILVASNWSVGLPLSFLGMQTRSLSVGIWLVLGLATGLGISLLLQFLQLPELGKSDAARWRLRDRQPKSSSPGNYKPPKDVQRKVSQTSDDDLDWDSEPPPKSEEWDFEDEESPQTRTSSYSEPNYEAKQEPTTKNVSGSVYSYSYRQPQDTGVGKSEAIREANYRVIIPPQHQTIETPADEDDWGFDLDDEDIDGDRR is encoded by the coding sequence GTGTCCCCAAATAGATTTATATTATTATTGGTAACGCTAAGCTTAGTGGCAATTTTGGTAGCTTCCAATTGGTCTGTGGGGTTACCGCTCTCATTTTTGGGAATGCAGACGCGATCGCTTTCTGTGGGAATTTGGCTGGTGTTGGGTTTAGCTACTGGATTGGGAATTAGTTTATTATTACAGTTTCTCCAGTTACCAGAACTAGGTAAAAGCGATGCCGCTAGGTGGCGACTGCGCGATCGCCAACCCAAAAGCTCTTCACCTGGTAATTATAAACCACCCAAAGATGTCCAGAGAAAAGTGTCTCAAACCTCTGATGATGACTTAGACTGGGACTCAGAACCTCCTCCTAAATCAGAAGAGTGGGATTTTGAAGACGAAGAATCTCCTCAAACTAGAACTAGCAGCTATTCAGAACCAAACTATGAAGCTAAACAAGAACCAACTACCAAAAATGTTTCTGGTTCAGTTTACTCATATAGCTACCGTCAACCTCAAGATACAGGTGTGGGAAAAAGCGAAGCCATCCGGGAAGCTAACTATCGGGTAATTATTCCCCCTCAGCATCAAACGATAGAAACACCAGCAGATGAAGATGATTGGGGTTTTG
- a CDS encoding DUF427 domain-containing protein: MAKATWNGAVLAQSDRTEVVEGNHYFPPDAIVKEYFHSSNTHTTCPWKGVASYYTIEVDGKSNPDAAWYYPEAKSAAKNIEGYIAFWKGVKVES; encoded by the coding sequence ATGGCAAAAGCTACTTGGAATGGTGCAGTTTTAGCACAAAGCGATCGCACTGAAGTTGTCGAAGGTAATCATTATTTTCCTCCCGATGCGATTGTTAAAGAATATTTTCACTCAAGTAATACACATACTACTTGTCCGTGGAAAGGAGTAGCTAGTTACTATACAATTGAAGTAGACGGAAAATCCAATCCTGATGCTGCTTGGTATTATCCTGAAGCTAAGTCGGCTGCCAAAAATATAGAAGGTTATATTGCTTTTTGGAAAGGTGTCAAAGTTGAATCTTAA
- a CDS encoding flavin prenyltransferase UbiX, whose protein sequence is MNHLSSSLPITIGITGASGLIYAVRTLKFLLEAEYHIELVASKSTYIVWQAENEIKMPVEPELQELFWRKQAGVEILGKLRCHRWGDVGANIASGSFRTQGMVIIPCSMSTVAKLAAGMSSDLLERAADVQLKEGRKLVIVPRETPFSLIHLRNLTTLAEAGAKIVPAIPAWYHHPQTIEDLVDFVIARTLDQLEIDCVPLKRWQGTQS, encoded by the coding sequence TTGAATCATCTATCTTCCAGCCTACCCATAACCATCGGGATTACTGGTGCTTCCGGCTTAATTTATGCAGTTCGTACCTTAAAGTTTCTGTTAGAAGCCGAATATCACATTGAGTTAGTCGCCTCTAAATCTACATATATAGTTTGGCAAGCAGAAAATGAAATTAAGATGCCGGTTGAACCAGAATTACAGGAGTTATTCTGGCGTAAACAGGCTGGAGTCGAAATTTTGGGCAAACTGCGCTGTCACCGTTGGGGTGATGTAGGCGCAAATATTGCTAGTGGATCTTTTCGGACTCAAGGGATGGTGATTATTCCTTGTAGTATGAGTACTGTGGCGAAACTCGCTGCGGGCATGAGTTCTGACTTGCTAGAAAGAGCGGCTGACGTTCAATTAAAAGAAGGGCGCAAGTTAGTTATTGTTCCTAGGGAAACACCTTTTAGCTTGATTCATCTACGAAATCTAACTACTTTAGCAGAAGCTGGCGCAAAAATTGTGCCTGCTATTCCAGCATGGTATCACCATCCTCAAACTATTGAAGATTTAGTTGATTTTGTGATTGCTAGAACGTTAGATCAATTAGAGATTGATTGCGTACCTTTAAAGAGATGGCAAGGCACTCAATCTTAA